The Fictibacillus phosphorivorans genomic sequence GGTGGAGACGATGTATTCGTACACTTCTCAGCTATCCAAGCTGACGGTTTCAAATCTTTAGACGAAGGTCAAGACGTAACGTTCGAAGTTGAACAAGGACAACGCGGACCTCAAGCTACTAACGTACGTAAAGCATAATAACCCAATAGATAAACAGGACTCTTGCAAAAGAGGCCTGTTTTTTTTTATGCTCTCGAACCTTACTTCATCCTTAACATTTTATAGTTTGAAAAATTTTTCAGTAAATTCAAACATGTATTAATTATTTTTGTTAAAATACATTTAACGTCTTAAATAATTAGGAGTTCAAAATGGATCTTCACTTGAAGCAGAAACAAGATCAGATTGAAATCGGTACACGAATTGCTGAAAATGCACCTCAAATTGCAGAGAAGATCATGACTAACATACAAAATAGCAACGTTTATGTTTCACTTCAACAAAATGCTCCCCTGAATGAGTACGAGGAACTTCAACAATCCATTTCCTTCATTCGTTTAATCGGTGATGCTGTGTCTGGAAAGGTAACGGATTCAAAGAAAACGATTTTCGAATGGGGAGAACATATCGGCATGCTCGCTGTTCATTCAGGCCAGCCGCTAGATACAACACTTGAGAGTACATCTTTCTATCGAGAAGTGATATGGGATTTTATAAAAGAAGAAGGTTCGCTACAGTCGATGTCTTTGGATTCCGTATTGCATATTTCGTCGACCATCAATCCTATAATCGATTACGCAGTACAAGCATTCAGTAAGTCATACGTGAAAAGTTACCGAGAGATGAGTGAACAGTTCCATCTGTCTCTTCAAGAACTATCCGTCCCTGTAGTACCACTTTTTCCTGGAGTAGCCGTTCTCCCCGTCGTCGGTGAAATTGATACGAACCGTGCAAAACTTCTACTTGAAGCTACACTGCAACAGTGCTTAGATCATGAAATCACTTCCTTAGTGATCGACTTATCAGGTGTGAGTTATATTGATACCATGGTAGCTCACCGTCTATTCCAACTTGTCTCTACATTGAAACTTTTAGGGGTTAAAACCACTCTTACAGGCTTAAGCCCTGAGATCGCACAAACATCTGTGAGCTTAAATCTGGATTTTGATGAAATTACGTTAAAAGGAAACCTGCTTCAAGCATTGGCTGACTTTGGATATGGAAAAGTGGAAAAAACAGATAAAACCAACAAAAAGAACAGACTCTGATCCAGGGTCTGTTTTAATCGTTTTTAGGAGTTGCCACGCTTTAATTCTTCTAGCTCTTGTAAAAGTGATTCTACCATGTCATCACATTTTTTCAACTCATTATTGAGCATACTGATGGTCTCTTCTTCCCAAGAAAAAGGATCACCGTTTTCAGGTGTAACCGGAATGTCTTGATAAATATCTCCTGGTTCTCGCTCATCAGGCTGAAAGTATATAGCTACTTCGCAAGTTGGGCTTCCTAGAGCGATTCTTTGACGCAGCGAAACTTTTCCATAACCAAATTTTCGTGCTGCTATTCCTCCAAGTATACTGGATGTCATTTTGCATAAGTGCGGTGCATCCTTAACAAATTCCCCGAAAGGACACTCTTTTGCACGAACTATTACATGGTCAGGCTTTACACTGACAATCTCAAAATGCCCGCCGATGGAATTTTTCAGATCCACGATCACATGAACATATTGATCAATCGTCCAATCCAATGAATCGTCACTATAGAATCTCTCTATCCATTCACCTGTACGTAGACCGAGCTGCTCGATATATCGTTCCGCAGCGGGACCAATTGATTTTTTATGGATGTGGGCATATTGAGTAATAAGTTTTGCTAAAAAAGTGTGTCCATTCAATTCACCCTTTGAAAGGTTCATACTGCATCTCCCTTTCTATTGAATTACATGCTGTTTCACTTATTTTGGCAAGATATGGACAACACTCTTTGGATACCCGAATGAGATGGTTTAAAACATTATTTTACTTATAAAAATAAATAATTTAATTCTTAGGTTATCTAGCCCTCTTTTTATTGTAAAAAGCCTTTGCTAAAGGAGACTGTTCCCGTTAGATATGGTTTTCTTTCATGTAAGTTTAAGTTAAGATTAAATAAAATCAATTTAGTTAAACATAGCTTAAATAAAGGAGATAACGATGAACTTAGAACAAATGAAATATATTGTAGAAGTAGCCAAAGAAAGTTCGATTACGAAGGCGGCAGACAAACTACACCTATCTCCTTCAGCGATATCGCAATCGATTACACAACTGGAAAAAGAGTTTGGCGTAACTATTTTTACTCGATCAAGACAAGGTACTATTCCCACCACTGATGGAAAATTTATTGTCTCAAAAGCCTATGAGATTCTTAAAAAAATGCAAGAGCTTCATGAAGAGTTAGCTGATAAACAAAATGCCAAAAAACATGTTCTAAAGGTGGGATGTGCACCAGCACTAATGTATATCGTGTACGATGCCTTCTTGTTATTTCATGAGCAATTTCCTGAAACGAACGTGATGATTCGGGAGATCGATCAAGATCATATATTAGAGGAAATGAAGAATGGACATATCGATATTGGTTTAAGTCCTTTTACAGACTATGAAGTATCAAACCTTCAGCATGAAAAAGGAGTAGATTATGAACTGTTGTATACCGGACATGTATGCGTTTGTGCAGGCAAGAAATCCTCGTTGTATTACAAGGACTTTCTTACGCCAGATGAGTTAAGCGATGAGAAACTGGTAATTTACAATTCAAAAGGTGGTATGTCGTTCAATGATAAATACGTAAAGAACGAACAGATCTTATTCTCATCCAATAATATAGAAGTCATGCGTTCTGCTATTTTGGATGGACATGCCTTTTCTTTTGTATTCAATTTCACCTTCAAAAACAATGCAGATGTTAAGAACGGTAATCTAGCCATCATCCCGTTTAAGCAGCCTGATTTGATCTATCAAGACTTCTGGACATTGTATCCGATAACAAAAGGCTTGTCTGTAGAAGCAAAAGAATTCAAAGATAAAGTGAAGTATCTTTTAGATCAATAATTGTAATCTCTTATTTATTTAACAGAAGGATTCTCCATTATTATTTTTTGATAAAGATAGATTAGTTTGTCCAGCTTCTGACTCTGTTTGACGAGATCGGTATCTGAAAAATCATTTGAGCTTGGTTTAAGATCATACATTTCTTGACGACAAACTTTTATTTCTTGCAATAATATACTCAGATCAACATCCATGAATGATTTTCCTTTCTATCTACAAACGACTTCCAAATAATTGGATATGCATTTATCATAGTTGTTCTTGGTTTTTATGTAAATTTAGAAATAGTTAAAGACTGCTAACCTGTTCTTAATGCATGTTGTTGTTTTTTTATTTAAACTGTTTTTGTTTAGAATTGTTGTTCTTGTATAAAATGAGAAGCTCAGTTTTTAGCATATGGGCTTCTCTTTTCTTTTACGCGTCCCTTTATATTTCCACATCTCCCCTGTTTATGGAATAAACCCTTCATTCAATGGACATACCTAGTAAAAAACGAGGGAGGTCTATTTTATGAAAAAAGAAGAAAATCCACAAATAGACCACTCACCCACATTGAGTAATGATCTCTCTAGCAATCTCGAACGAATTGAAACCACACTCGGTCCTACCCCTGATTTAAAGTTGTTACGATATGAGATCAGAGGTGAGTCCCTTTCTATTTTGTATATGGCAGATCTAGTGGATTCAGATAAGCTGCAGAACATACTAAAATCAATCAAATATATTAAATACGCACCGCCCGTGGATTCATCGCTTTTTGAGCAGATCTATTCTGATATCTATCTAACTGCTCAAACATTTAAAGTATCAAGGTTTGATGATGTGATCAACCACCTATTGAACGGAAAAACCATTATTTTATTGAATTCTATAAACGAAGGCTTAAGTGTAGATACGTATGGAGGAAAAGTCCGGGCTATTGAGGAGCCACAAACAGAATCTCTCATTCGTGGACCTAAAGTAAGTTTCACAGAGGAAATCGGTGTTAATATCTCGATGATTCGCAGACAGATCACAGATAAGAACTTAAAGATTGAGACATTTGTGATTGGAGAGCGAGGAAAGAAAAAAGTAGCTTTATTGTATATAGGTGATGTAATCAATCCTGCAATTGTAGATGAGGCAAGACATCGTTTAGAACATATAAGCATTGATGCACCTATCGACTCTGGCATTATTGAGCAATCGATAGAAGACAACTTTCTCTCTCCCTTTCCACAATTTATTAGCACGGAGCGTCCTGACAAGGTTGCACTCTCACTATTGCAAGGAAGATTAGCGATTATTCCTAATCAGACAGCAAACGCACTGATCGCACCTATTTCGATCCTGGATACGGTTCAATCACCTGAAGACTATTATGAAAGGTGGCACATCGGGTCATTGCTGCGCATGCTGCGTGCACTTGCTGTTTTTATCTCACTATTTCTTCCATCCTTTTATATAGCCCTTGTTTCCTTTCACCAAGGTTTGATACCGTCACGTCTTGCATTTTCAATAGCCGCTTCGCGTGAAGGGGTTCCTTTTCCAGCATTTGTTGAAGCTCTAATGATGGCCATCACGATGGAGCTTCTACGTGAAGCAGGACTGCGTCTGCCGAAACCCATCGGACAAACGATTGGAATCGTAGGTGGAATCGTTATTGGGGAAGCTGCTGTTCAAGCCGGAATCGTAAGTACCGTTATGGTCATCGTAATCGCAATCACAGCAATCGCATCTTTTACATTACCGGTCTATAGCATGGGTGTAACCTATAGAATCCTCTTGTTCAGCTTTATTTTTGCTGCAGGTATGATGGGTCTATATGGGATATCACTCGCTTTTATCGTACTTGTCATACACATTGTTAACCTGACCAGTCTAGGTATTCCATACGCGGCACCACTTGCACCTATCTTTATCAACGACTGGAAAGAGCTATTCTTACGCTTGCCCATATCATTTATTAAGAAAAGACCTGTTTTCTTAGATCCTGTAGATGAAGTCCGTTCAGAGAAAGAGGAATAACTGTGAGCAAAGTCAAATACACCGATCGTTCCATTAGTGCTAAAGAATTAATGTACGCCGTAGCTTCCATGGTCATTGGTGTTGGTATCTTTAATCTGCCTCGCTATATCACAACTGTAACAAACGGCATCGACGGAATCATCAGCATTCTAGTAATGGGTGGAATGGTGCTAGGTATCGTATGGATCATGGGTCAGTTCGTTCGTATGTTTCCGGGTAAAGGCATCTATGAAATTTTGCTAGGAATCATCCCAAAGCCACTCGCCCTGCCTTTGATTATCATCTATGGTGCTTTTTTTGCATTATTAGCAGCCTATGAAATACGAGCAATTGCAGAGATAACAAAGAAATATCTGCTGCCAAACACGAGCTCTGATAGTTTAAGCCTGCTTTTTCTTCTTGTCACCTTGTATGCGATTTTTGGTTCTCGTACAGCACTTATTCGAATAAACTCAATGTTCTTACCTGTCGTATTAATCGTGTCATTGTTATTAGTTGTTTTAAACATTCGAATCATGCATCTAGATAATTTTTATCCGTTGCTTACAACAGATTTGCAAGGCTATGGATCAGGGATGATCAATATATTCTTTTCGTTCACGGGCATCTCCATTATCTTGAGCTATTCTTACCTCGTTAATGAACCGGAAAAAGCTTCATCCGCAGCCGTAAAAGGAGTTTTCATCTCCATTATCATCTACACGTTGGTCTTTGTTTCGTGTGTGGCTGTCTTTTCTAATCTCGGAACTGATTTTTTAGAGAATCCAACAATCGAGCTAGGGAAGGAGATTGAACTTCCTGGTGGTTTTTTTGAAAGATTCGAATCTGTCTATTTTACGATTTGGATCATGACGATCTTTAATACAACATCCATGTCTATTGATTCTTCACTCATCGTCTTAGAATCTCTATTTAAAAAAGTAAAAAAAGAGACGCTGATCGTCATCCTGTCTCCTATCATTTTCTTCGTCTCGATGGTTCCGATAGGCATGGAAGGTATGGAAGCAATGGGAACGTTTATCGGAAGACTTAGTTTAGCATTGATTGCAGTCGTACCCATTCCTCTTTATGTTATCGCTAAGATTAGAGGTGTGAAGTAATGAAGAAAACTTGTTATATGCTATCCATCCTCCTCCTTATTAACTTGTTGCAAGGTTGCGGAGCACGAGAGATCGAGAAAAAGGCTTTTGTGATTGGTGTCGGAATCGATCAGAAAAAATCAAGTGATGATTCAAGTCAGCCAGTGATGAACGGAACTTTTCAAGTGGCTGTTCCAAGGTCACTAAAACCTGAAGTAACGAACGAAAAAGCGTATCAAAACTTTCAGGAAAAAGGACATGATATATCCGAACAAATATCAAAAATTGCTCAATACTCAAACAAAGAGTTATATTTTGCCCACAACCAGATCATATTGGTTTCAGATAAAGTTGCGAAACATCCGGAAAGAATGGAGCGTCTGCTAGATTTTTTTGTCAGACATGAAGATATTAGGCGCAGTGTACGTGTCTTTATTACAAAAGGAGACACGAAGCAGTATCTTGACGTTGAGAATAACGAAAAACTGCCATCACTCTATATCGACACACTGTCCGCTAATGTACAAAATCACTCGCGTACTGCGAGCATTAAGAGGTTAGGAGATCTACAGGAAGACCTGTTAGCTCACCGTTCATTCGTCCTGCCAATGCTGCATTATAAGAATACAGAAGAGATCAAGCTTGGTGGTGCCGCTATCATAAAAGGGGAATCAAGCAGATTAACGCATACACTTAATGAAAAAGATACAGAAGCTATGAACATTTTGAACGGTGAATTTCAAAAAGGTATGCTTTTTTTCGAATTAGATGAGGATCTCTACATCTATAAAACAGATAAATCGAAAAGTAAGATTAAACTCGTTCCAACTAAAAACGGTCAGCTTACGTTCACGATCAAAATCAGCTTAGAAGGAGAGATTCAAGAAGTCAATAAACAGATGGATTCACGTACCGTTTCAGCAGATCATGTGAAAAAAGAAGTAGAGAAGCAAGTCGCTAAAAAAATCGAGTCATTTATTAAGAAACTTCAGAACCAATATAAAACCGATATTCTAGGTCTCGGTGTCTACATGGAAAAGCATCATCATAACGAGTGGCTAAAACTAAAAAATGACTGGGAAACAGGTGAAAACCACTTTAGCCAAGTGAAGATAAACACACAGATCCATACGACGATTAGCTCAGCAGGAGGTCTAAGATAAGCGATGTTTGAAATGAATGAATTCTTAACCCGCATTCTTACTTGGCGGTTTATCTTTTTCACCCTGCTATCCTTCATATTTCCATTCACCTATATCACACTATATAAGTTGCTGCAGAAAAGAGGTATGCCACTATGGAAAAAGGAAGCCCGTACCACTTCGAAAAAATGAACAATATGTGAAGTTCGTTGATGATGTTCCTCATTTTTAGACTATGATGGACTCATAACGTTTTGCCTTGTACGGATAAGGTAATTCTTATGAGTATAAACCTTAGGGGGAATTTCATGGACACAGTATTATATTTTATCTATACAGCGGCTTACCTCGTTCTGCTTATCATGTGCATACACTTCGGTAACAGATGGGATGCTTCTTCCCTACTCTTTTTGGTAGTGTTCGGACTTGTTTATGATAACGGATTGATCGCTATAGGGAAATTCTTAGGTGAAGGACCACTTTTAGAGAATTTGAGCTATTTACGATTTTGGTTTCATGCGTTCTTCACACCTACCCTCGTTCTA encodes the following:
- a CDS encoding aspartyl-phosphate phosphatase Spo0E family protein; its protein translation is MDVDLSILLQEIKVCRQEMYDLKPSSNDFSDTDLVKQSQKLDKLIYLYQKIIMENPSVK
- a CDS encoding GerAB/ArcD/ProY family transporter, whose protein sequence is MSKVKYTDRSISAKELMYAVASMVIGVGIFNLPRYITTVTNGIDGIISILVMGGMVLGIVWIMGQFVRMFPGKGIYEILLGIIPKPLALPLIIIYGAFFALLAAYEIRAIAEITKKYLLPNTSSDSLSLLFLLVTLYAIFGSRTALIRINSMFLPVVLIVSLLLVVLNIRIMHLDNFYPLLTTDLQGYGSGMINIFFSFTGISIILSYSYLVNEPEKASSAAVKGVFISIIIYTLVFVSCVAVFSNLGTDFLENPTIELGKEIELPGGFFERFESVYFTIWIMTIFNTTSMSIDSSLIVLESLFKKVKKETLIVILSPIIFFVSMVPIGMEGMEAMGTFIGRLSLALIAVVPIPLYVIAKIRGVK
- a CDS encoding LysR family transcriptional regulator — protein: MNLEQMKYIVEVAKESSITKAADKLHLSPSAISQSITQLEKEFGVTIFTRSRQGTIPTTDGKFIVSKAYEILKKMQELHEELADKQNAKKHVLKVGCAPALMYIVYDAFLLFHEQFPETNVMIREIDQDHILEEMKNGHIDIGLSPFTDYEVSNLQHEKGVDYELLYTGHVCVCAGKKSSLYYKDFLTPDELSDEKLVIYNSKGGMSFNDKYVKNEQILFSSNNIEVMRSAILDGHAFSFVFNFTFKNNADVKNGNLAIIPFKQPDLIYQDFWTLYPITKGLSVEAKEFKDKVKYLLDQ
- a CDS encoding Ger(x)C family spore germination protein gives rise to the protein MKKTCYMLSILLLINLLQGCGAREIEKKAFVIGVGIDQKKSSDDSSQPVMNGTFQVAVPRSLKPEVTNEKAYQNFQEKGHDISEQISKIAQYSNKELYFAHNQIILVSDKVAKHPERMERLLDFFVRHEDIRRSVRVFITKGDTKQYLDVENNEKLPSLYIDTLSANVQNHSRTASIKRLGDLQEDLLAHRSFVLPMLHYKNTEEIKLGGAAIIKGESSRLTHTLNEKDTEAMNILNGEFQKGMLFFELDEDLYIYKTDKSKSKIKLVPTKNGQLTFTIKISLEGEIQEVNKQMDSRTVSADHVKKEVEKQVAKKIESFIKKLQNQYKTDILGLGVYMEKHHHNEWLKLKNDWETGENHFSQVKINTQIHTTISSAGGLR
- a CDS encoding spore germination protein, translated to MKKEENPQIDHSPTLSNDLSSNLERIETTLGPTPDLKLLRYEIRGESLSILYMADLVDSDKLQNILKSIKYIKYAPPVDSSLFEQIYSDIYLTAQTFKVSRFDDVINHLLNGKTIILLNSINEGLSVDTYGGKVRAIEEPQTESLIRGPKVSFTEEIGVNISMIRRQITDKNLKIETFVIGERGKKKVALLYIGDVINPAIVDEARHRLEHISIDAPIDSGIIEQSIEDNFLSPFPQFISTERPDKVALSLLQGRLAIIPNQTANALIAPISILDTVQSPEDYYERWHIGSLLRMLRALAVFISLFLPSFYIALVSFHQGLIPSRLAFSIAASREGVPFPAFVEALMMAITMELLREAGLRLPKPIGQTIGIVGGIVIGEAAVQAGIVSTVMVIVIAITAIASFTLPVYSMGVTYRILLFSFIFAAGMMGLYGISLAFIVLVIHIVNLTSLGIPYAAPLAPIFINDWKELFLRLPISFIKKRPVFLDPVDEVRSEKEE
- a CDS encoding STAS domain-containing protein, whose protein sequence is MDLHLKQKQDQIEIGTRIAENAPQIAEKIMTNIQNSNVYVSLQQNAPLNEYEELQQSISFIRLIGDAVSGKVTDSKKTIFEWGEHIGMLAVHSGQPLDTTLESTSFYREVIWDFIKEEGSLQSMSLDSVLHISSTINPIIDYAVQAFSKSYVKSYREMSEQFHLSLQELSVPVVPLFPGVAVLPVVGEIDTNRAKLLLEATLQQCLDHEITSLVIDLSGVSYIDTMVAHRLFQLVSTLKLLGVKTTLTGLSPEIAQTSVSLNLDFDEITLKGNLLQALADFGYGKVEKTDKTNKKNRL
- a CDS encoding cold-shock protein, whose protein sequence is MEQGKVKWFNAEKGFGFIEREGGDDVFVHFSAIQADGFKSLDEGQDVTFEVEQGQRGPQATNVRKA
- a CDS encoding methanogen output domain 1-containing protein translates to MNLSKGELNGHTFLAKLITQYAHIHKKSIGPAAERYIEQLGLRTGEWIERFYSDDSLDWTIDQYVHVIVDLKNSIGGHFEIVSVKPDHVIVRAKECPFGEFVKDAPHLCKMTSSILGGIAARKFGYGKVSLRQRIALGSPTCEVAIYFQPDEREPGDIYQDIPVTPENGDPFSWEEETISMLNNELKKCDDMVESLLQELEELKRGNS